A window of Candidatus Pantoea floridensis contains these coding sequences:
- the crcB gene encoding fluoride efflux transporter CrcB — MLKSLLAVIVGGAVGCSLRWLISLRFNALFPNLPPGTLMVNLVGGFIIGAALAFFVRNPQIDPFWKLLIVTGLCGGLTTFSTFSAEIVGLLQSGKYLWAMSSVMVHVIGSLLMTFAGFAVVNLLG; from the coding sequence ATGTTGAAGTCGTTACTGGCGGTTATCGTTGGCGGTGCAGTGGGCTGTTCATTGCGCTGGTTAATCTCTTTGCGGTTTAACGCGCTATTTCCCAATTTGCCGCCGGGCACCTTGATGGTGAATCTTGTGGGCGGTTTTATTATTGGCGCCGCGCTGGCGTTTTTTGTCCGTAATCCACAGATCGATCCTTTCTGGAAGTTACTGATAGTTACCGGCTTGTGTGGCGGTTTAACCACCTTTTCCACTTTTTCGGCGGAAATTGTCGGGCTGCTACAATCAGGTAAATACCTTTGGGCGATGTCGAGTGTCATGGTGCACGTTATCGGTTCTCTGCTGATGACCTTCGCCGGTTTTGCCGTGGTGAATCTGCTGGGATAA
- a CDS encoding GNAT family N-acetyltransferase → MSLFHLSSLAEISAVEWDALLPDDQPFLRHAFLLTLEESGSVRPENGWQPDHLLWRENGSVRAALPGYRKRHSRGEYVFDHAWADACQRAGIAYYPKWLGAIPFSPVTGARLLGDEAAVRKLLNALPDNLFEHGLSGAHINFTTPFANQIIEQQPDWLERLGLQYHWHNKGYRDFQDFLDTLMSRKRKQLRKEREQVMNNGFDFTWYRGDELREDQWDFIYTCYANTYAVRGQRPYLTRQFFSLLAERMPRSIRVVISTLQGQPAAMAFCLVDGNTLYGRYWGCLAEFDRLHFETCFYQGMDFAIAEGLQRFDAGAQGEHKLVRGFEPHITHSWHYLSHPGLREAVADYLQQERAGVRAWAIEARESLPYRRGD, encoded by the coding sequence ATGTCTTTGTTTCATCTGTCGTCGCTGGCGGAGATTTCTGCTGTCGAGTGGGATGCGCTGTTACCTGACGATCAACCTTTTTTACGCCACGCCTTTCTCCTGACATTAGAAGAGAGCGGCAGCGTTCGGCCGGAAAATGGCTGGCAGCCCGATCACCTGTTATGGCGTGAGAATGGTAGCGTGCGCGCGGCGCTGCCGGGCTATCGCAAACGCCATTCGCGCGGGGAATATGTGTTTGACCATGCGTGGGCGGATGCCTGTCAGCGCGCGGGTATTGCGTATTACCCGAAATGGCTGGGCGCGATTCCGTTCAGCCCAGTAACCGGCGCACGCCTGCTGGGCGATGAAGCGGCGGTGCGAAAACTGCTCAACGCGCTGCCGGATAACCTGTTTGAGCACGGCCTGAGCGGTGCGCATATCAACTTCACCACGCCGTTCGCTAACCAAATCATTGAACAGCAGCCAGATTGGCTGGAGCGCCTTGGTCTGCAGTATCACTGGCATAATAAAGGCTATCGCGATTTCCAGGATTTCCTCGACACGCTGATGTCACGCAAGCGTAAACAGCTGCGCAAAGAGCGTGAACAGGTGATGAACAACGGTTTTGATTTCACCTGGTATCGCGGCGATGAGCTGCGCGAAGATCAGTGGGATTTCATCTACACCTGTTACGCCAACACCTATGCGGTGCGCGGTCAGCGACCGTATCTGACGCGCCAATTTTTTAGCCTGCTGGCAGAACGGATGCCACGTTCGATTCGGGTGGTGATTTCGACGCTGCAGGGCCAACCGGCGGCGATGGCGTTCTGTTTAGTGGATGGCAATACGCTGTATGGCCGCTATTGGGGCTGCCTGGCGGAGTTTGATCGCCTGCATTTTGAAACCTGTTTTTATCAGGGCATGGATTTCGCCATTGCGGAAGGTTTGCAGCGTTTTGATGCCGGTGCGCAGGGCGAGCACAAGCTGGTACGCGGCTTTGAGCCGCACATCACGCACTCGTGGCACTATCTGTCTCATCCCGGGTTGCGTGAAGCGGTAGCCGATTATCTGCAGCAGGAACGGGCAGGGGTGCGCGCCTGGGCGATAGAAGCGCGCGAATCCCTGCCGTATCGACGCGGTGATTAA
- a CDS encoding MFS transporter codes for MENTSARGRENAPQPAADGQDFIPARGDVVRSPRIKKIQVTAMLLLLFAAMINYLDRSSLSVANMTIRGELGLSATEIGLLLSAFSLAYGLAQLPCGALLDRKGPRIMLAIGMFFWSLFQAAAGLVHNFTQFIFVRIGLGIGEAPMNPCGVKVINDWFNIKDRGMPMGMFNAASMIGLSIAPPILAAMMMVMGWRGMFITIGVLGMFLAIGWYLMYRDRDNSKLSGEEIHYLQAGSVASRKEPLSFAEWRGLFKQRTMWGMMIGFSGINYTAWLYIAWLPGYLQSTYNLDLKSTGLLAAIPFLFGAAGMLLNGYVVDALVRRGHDAVKVRKISIVSGMLLSAAFTAFVTRATDTTSAVTLIGMALFCIHFAGTSCWGLIHANVTARMTASVGSIQNFASFVFASFAPVITGWVLDTTKSFSLALMICAGVTVVGALAYLLLVRKPITDGI; via the coding sequence ATGGAAAATACTTCGGCTCGTGGTCGCGAAAATGCGCCACAACCCGCTGCTGACGGGCAAGATTTTATCCCGGCACGCGGTGATGTAGTGCGCTCGCCGCGCATCAAAAAGATTCAGGTCACCGCCATGTTGCTGCTGCTGTTTGCCGCCATGATCAACTATCTCGATCGCAGCTCGCTGTCGGTCGCCAACATGACCATCCGCGGCGAACTGGGGTTATCCGCGACCGAGATTGGTTTACTGCTTTCGGCGTTTTCCCTGGCTTACGGCCTGGCACAGCTGCCGTGTGGCGCGCTGCTGGATCGCAAAGGGCCACGCATTATGCTCGCGATTGGCATGTTCTTCTGGTCGCTGTTCCAGGCCGCAGCCGGTTTGGTACATAACTTCACCCAGTTTATTTTCGTGCGCATCGGTTTGGGGATTGGTGAAGCGCCGATGAACCCGTGCGGCGTGAAGGTGATTAACGACTGGTTCAACATCAAAGATCGCGGCATGCCGATGGGCATGTTTAACGCCGCTTCGATGATTGGTTTATCCATCGCGCCGCCTATTTTGGCGGCGATGATGATGGTCATGGGCTGGCGCGGCATGTTCATTACCATCGGCGTGCTGGGCATGTTCCTCGCCATCGGCTGGTATCTGATGTACCGCGACCGCGACAACAGCAAACTGAGCGGTGAAGAGATTCACTATTTGCAGGCGGGCAGCGTGGCATCACGCAAGGAACCGCTGAGTTTTGCCGAGTGGCGCGGCCTGTTCAAGCAGCGCACCATGTGGGGCATGATGATTGGCTTCAGCGGCATCAACTACACCGCGTGGCTGTATATCGCGTGGCTGCCGGGCTATCTGCAATCCACCTATAACCTCGACCTGAAAAGCACCGGTTTACTGGCGGCGATTCCTTTCCTGTTCGGCGCGGCGGGCATGCTGCTGAACGGTTATGTGGTAGATGCGCTGGTGCGTCGCGGTCACGATGCGGTGAAGGTGCGTAAGATCTCCATCGTCAGCGGCATGTTGCTGTCCGCCGCGTTTACTGCGTTTGTCACCCGTGCCACCGACACCACCAGTGCGGTGACGCTGATTGGTATGGCGCTGTTCTGCATCCACTTTGCCGGGACATCGTGCTGGGGTTTGATTCACGCCAACGTCACGGCACGCATGACGGCATCGGTCGGCAGCATCCAGAACTTCGCCAGCTTCGTTTTCGCCTCGTTCGCCCCGGTGATTACCGGTTGGGTGCTGGATACCACCAAGTCATTTAGCCTGGCGTTGATGATTTGCGCCGGTGTGACGGTGGTGGGGGCGCTGGCGTATTTGCTGCTGGTACGTAAACCGATTACGGATGGGATTTGA
- a CDS encoding GntR family transcriptional regulator — translation MSRSQNLRQNVINQMLEGIAKRHIRSPLPPQAALAEMFNISRTTVRYTLQHLHERGVLEKVDETYVIVRDPCDEDGFNALTPPIEQQAMQFEQTFFNLINQRQLMPGDTFSELQLAQQVKVSPIVVREFLLRFMRYDLLEPVKRGQWRMKKFDQNYAENLFELREMLETHALTRFLNLPSQDERWMQARDLLDRHRSMRDTIASNYRHFAALDKEMHTLILSAANNPFFNQSLEIISVIFHSHYQWDETDLKQRNIVALEEHMAILTALISRQDVEALCALHNHLSTAKTSMIRSIRQYN, via the coding sequence ATGAGCCGCAGTCAAAACCTACGTCAGAACGTGATTAACCAAATGCTGGAGGGCATTGCCAAACGGCATATCCGTTCGCCGCTGCCACCGCAGGCGGCGCTGGCTGAGATGTTCAATATCAGCCGCACGACGGTGCGCTACACGTTACAGCACCTGCATGAGCGCGGCGTGCTGGAGAAGGTGGATGAAACCTACGTGATTGTGCGCGATCCCTGCGATGAAGACGGTTTTAACGCTCTCACACCGCCCATTGAACAGCAGGCCATGCAGTTTGAGCAGACCTTTTTCAACCTGATTAACCAGCGCCAGCTGATGCCGGGCGACACCTTTAGCGAGCTGCAACTGGCGCAGCAGGTGAAAGTGAGCCCGATTGTGGTGCGCGAATTTTTGCTGCGCTTTATGCGCTATGACCTGCTGGAACCGGTGAAACGTGGTCAGTGGCGCATGAAGAAGTTCGATCAAAACTATGCCGAAAATCTGTTTGAGCTGCGCGAAATGCTGGAAACCCACGCGCTGACGCGCTTTCTCAATCTTCCTTCTCAGGATGAGCGCTGGATGCAGGCGCGCGATCTGCTCGATCGCCATCGGTCGATGCGCGATACCATCGCCAGCAATTACCGCCACTTCGCCGCGCTGGATAAAGAGATGCACACGCTGATTCTCTCGGCCGCCAACAATCCTTTTTTCAATCAATCGCTGGAGATCATTTCAGTGATTTTTCACTCGCACTATCAGTGGGATGAAACCGATCTCAAGCAGCGCAATATCGTGGCGCTGGAGGAGCATATGGCGATTCTCACCGCGCTGATTAGCCGTCAGGATGTGGAAGCGCTGTGCGCCCTGCATAATCATCTCAGTACAGCCAAGACCTCGATGATCCGCTCGATTCGTCAGTACAATTAA
- a CDS encoding LysR family transcriptional regulator, which translates to MDRLDCDRMFVAVLEVGSFAGAAARLGTSSGQASKLVSRLEQELGVQLLKRSTRALSPTEVGRTYYERVKTLLEAFATLDATVRDSATTPTGRLKISAPGTFGTAILSSVLVEFARHYPQIELDVNFSDRAVNIVDEGFDMAIRIGKLDDSSLIARRLGDVPIRVAASPGYLLQHGTPQHWRDLATHQCISDTNFRDPWHWPFVTPCGDSVSMPIRGRLCFSNTEACLQAAMAGLGIARLPGFIAVSALQRGDIVPLLEAFATPPLGLFALYPPARHLAQKTRLLIDFLANHFQHHPPG; encoded by the coding sequence ATGGATCGACTCGATTGTGACCGCATGTTCGTCGCGGTGCTGGAAGTGGGCAGCTTTGCCGGCGCGGCGGCGCGTCTTGGCACCAGCAGTGGCCAGGCCTCAAAGCTGGTTTCGCGGCTTGAGCAGGAGCTCGGTGTGCAGCTGTTGAAACGCAGCACGCGCGCGCTGTCGCCCACTGAAGTCGGTCGCACCTACTACGAGCGAGTGAAAACGCTGCTGGAAGCCTTTGCTACGCTGGATGCCACAGTGCGCGACAGTGCGACTACGCCAACCGGCCGCCTGAAAATCAGCGCTCCAGGCACTTTCGGCACGGCGATACTTTCCAGCGTATTGGTCGAGTTCGCACGCCACTATCCGCAGATCGAACTCGACGTTAACTTCTCCGATCGCGCAGTGAATATCGTCGATGAAGGATTTGATATGGCGATCCGTATCGGCAAGCTCGACGACAGCAGCCTAATCGCCCGCCGCCTCGGCGATGTGCCGATTCGCGTTGCTGCCTCTCCGGGCTATTTGCTCCAGCACGGCACGCCGCAGCACTGGCGCGATTTGGCGACGCATCAATGTATTAGTGACACCAACTTCCGCGATCCCTGGCATTGGCCGTTCGTTACGCCGTGCGGCGACAGCGTAAGCATGCCGATTCGTGGTCGTCTCTGTTTCTCCAATACCGAAGCCTGTTTACAGGCGGCGATGGCCGGATTAGGCATCGCGCGCCTGCCGGGCTTTATTGCCGTATCCGCGCTGCAGCGTGGCGATATCGTCCCATTGCTGGAAGCGTTTGCTACGCCGCCGCTCGGCCTGTTTGCGCTCTATCCGCCGGCGCGCCATCTGGCGCAAAAAACCCGGCTGCTGATCGATTTCCTCGCCAACCATTTCCAGCACCATCCGCCCGGCTGA
- a CDS encoding sugar phosphate isomerase/epimerase family protein yields MRRNPKFLNLVLLNGEPEEKLRAARAAGFDQVEIWREDVQASTPQLAKQLQLGFTNVQVLRDFTGAPDRDRQQKREELRQFIQIAQTIGCDTIQAPASTREDCVAARIDEDLRWLASEAARYNMRIMYEPMAWCSVDNTLPLAWERLQRLDQPNIGLVVDLFHICAPGGDASQLDGIPADRIYEVQLCDMAEMPPQDKKPLSEYARHQRLLPGDGIIEVERFVDKLKSAGYSGPVGIEVFNDELKAQPADVAAHKAWQALNRYWP; encoded by the coding sequence ATGCGCCGTAACCCCAAATTCCTTAACCTGGTGTTGTTAAACGGTGAACCTGAGGAAAAGCTGCGCGCCGCACGCGCCGCCGGTTTCGACCAGGTGGAGATCTGGCGTGAAGATGTGCAGGCCAGTACGCCGCAGCTCGCAAAGCAGTTGCAGCTGGGTTTCACCAATGTACAGGTGCTACGCGATTTCACCGGTGCGCCGGATCGCGATCGTCAGCAAAAACGCGAAGAACTGCGCCAGTTTATTCAGATTGCTCAGACCATCGGCTGCGACACCATCCAGGCACCGGCCAGCACGCGCGAAGATTGCGTGGCGGCGCGGATTGATGAAGATTTGCGCTGGCTGGCGTCGGAAGCCGCGCGCTACAACATGCGCATCATGTATGAGCCAATGGCGTGGTGCAGCGTGGATAACACGCTGCCGCTGGCGTGGGAACGGCTGCAGCGGCTGGACCAACCGAATATCGGTTTAGTGGTCGATCTGTTCCACATCTGTGCGCCAGGCGGCGATGCGTCGCAGCTGGATGGCATTCCTGCCGATCGTATCTATGAAGTGCAGCTGTGCGACATGGCAGAGATGCCGCCGCAGGATAAAAAGCCGCTCAGCGAGTATGCGCGTCATCAGCGTTTGCTGCCGGGCGACGGCATTATCGAAGTGGAACGCTTTGTCGATAAGCTGAAAAGTGCGGGTTACAGCGGGCCGGTCGGCATTGAAGTGTTTAATGATGAGCTGAAAGCGCAGCCAGCGGACGTGGCTGCGCACAAGGCGTGGCAGGCGTTAAACCGCTACTGGCCTTAA
- a CDS encoding alpha/beta hydrolase, with protein MAKALVIFLHGVGSSGDDLAVLGEHWARLLPDVAFASPNAPFPFEHAMGYQWFSLTGITPENRPARVRDARAAFDATLQQLMAQHGMADAWDKVILVGFSQGSIMALDALASGRYPLAGVVAFSGRLAFDAALTPQPYTPALLIHGKADDVIPFSESESAAQRLQQAGVTVEARYEAATGHTISSQGAMDAAGFIAQCLQD; from the coding sequence ATGGCAAAAGCGTTAGTGATTTTTTTACACGGCGTCGGCAGCAGCGGCGACGATCTGGCGGTGCTCGGCGAACATTGGGCGCGTCTGCTGCCGGATGTGGCATTTGCCTCGCCGAATGCGCCCTTCCCATTCGAACATGCGATGGGATATCAATGGTTCAGCCTGACTGGCATCACGCCGGAAAACCGCCCGGCGCGCGTACGCGACGCGCGTGCCGCCTTTGATGCCACGCTGCAACAGCTGATGGCGCAACACGGCATGGCGGACGCGTGGGATAAAGTGATTCTGGTGGGTTTTTCGCAGGGTTCAATTATGGCGCTGGATGCGTTAGCGTCTGGCCGTTATCCGCTGGCGGGCGTGGTGGCGTTTTCCGGCCGCCTGGCGTTTGACGCAGCCTTAACGCCGCAGCCCTACACGCCTGCGCTGCTGATTCACGGCAAAGCCGATGATGTGATTCCGTTTAGCGAAAGCGAATCGGCGGCGCAGCGTTTGCAGCAGGCGGGCGTTACGGTGGAAGCGCGTTATGAAGCGGCAACCGGCCACACCATTTCATCGCAGGGCGCGATGGATGCAGCCGGGTTTATTGCCCAATGCTTGCAGGATTAA
- a CDS encoding glutathione S-transferase family protein — MLVNGKWSAEWHPVQATDKQGGFVRQTSSFRHWISADGSSEFAAEPHRYHLYVALICPWASRTLLARSLKGLEHVISVSVVEPQLGAQGWRFGDYPGADRDWLNKAEYLHELYTRADADFTGRATVPVLWDKQTHTIVNNESADILRMLNSGFGALADDRIDLYPEDLRAEIDALNEAIYPRLNNGVYRTGFATTQVSYQQAFNDVFSQLDELELRLQDGRTFLLGERVTEADIRLFVTLVRFDVAYHGLFKCNLRRLHDYPLLDRYLKSMLAVSGVRQTVNIDHIKQGYYSIKALNPNGIVPVGPDMTAYGL, encoded by the coding sequence ATGCTGGTAAACGGTAAGTGGAGTGCAGAGTGGCATCCGGTGCAAGCCACCGACAAACAGGGCGGATTTGTGCGTCAGACCTCCAGTTTTCGTCACTGGATTAGCGCAGATGGCTCCAGCGAATTTGCGGCCGAGCCGCATCGTTATCACCTCTATGTGGCACTGATTTGTCCCTGGGCTTCACGCACGCTGCTGGCGCGCAGCCTGAAAGGGCTAGAGCACGTGATCAGCGTGTCGGTGGTTGAGCCGCAGCTCGGCGCGCAGGGCTGGCGCTTCGGCGATTATCCCGGTGCAGATCGCGACTGGCTCAACAAAGCCGAATACCTTCACGAGCTTTACACCCGCGCCGATGCCGATTTCACCGGGCGCGCCACCGTGCCGGTGCTGTGGGACAAGCAGACGCACACCATCGTTAATAACGAGTCGGCCGATATTTTGCGCATGCTGAACAGCGGCTTTGGCGCGCTGGCGGACGATCGCATCGATCTCTATCCCGAGGATCTGCGTGCCGAGATCGACGCGCTGAATGAAGCGATCTATCCGCGCCTGAATAACGGCGTCTATCGCACCGGCTTTGCCACCACGCAAGTGAGCTATCAGCAGGCGTTTAACGACGTGTTCAGCCAGCTGGATGAGCTGGAGCTGCGTTTGCAGGATGGCCGCACTTTCCTGCTCGGCGAGCGCGTAACCGAAGCGGATATCCGCCTGTTTGTCACGCTGGTGCGCTTTGACGTCGCCTATCACGGCCTGTTTAAATGCAACCTGCGCCGCCTGCACGACTATCCGCTGCTCGATCGTTATCTGAAGAGTATGCTGGCGGTTTCGGGCGTGCGTCAGACGGTGAATATCGACCATATCAAACAGGGCTATTATTCGATTAAAGCGCTGAATCCCAACGGCATTGTGCCGGTTGGCCCGGATATGACGGCCTACGGTTTATAA
- a CDS encoding LysR family transcriptional regulator — MRLRHIEVFQAIVQTGSISAAARLLNVSQPNVSRVLNHAEQQLGFALFERRAQGMVVTAEGRRLLPEVEDIYQRLQSITQLTEQLRRGEGQTVRVGAAHAFGQMVLAPALVNWRQQAASVSVELVTEHFSTLCRMIMDNQLDFALVFGQQVEADLLAEPLFQSSMVALLPRHHTHHEPVTLEWLCANNLLMMQNQDPLGRVLHRALRDKGLNPAVSLSIKTYSVIADMVLAGGGVGIVDLFTACRYADQLKLLPVAQPLPFEVMLISRRDRPQSQSTLQLKQVIRNKLWEIARQCESQFFTRQA; from the coding sequence ATGCGGCTGCGGCATATTGAAGTCTTTCAGGCGATTGTGCAGACCGGCAGCATCAGTGCGGCGGCGCGCCTGCTCAATGTGTCGCAGCCGAATGTTAGCCGGGTGCTGAATCACGCCGAGCAGCAGCTTGGCTTTGCCCTGTTCGAACGGCGTGCGCAGGGGATGGTTGTTACCGCAGAAGGGCGGCGCTTGCTGCCGGAAGTGGAAGATATCTATCAACGTTTACAGTCGATTACCCAATTGACCGAACAGCTGCGGCGCGGCGAAGGGCAAACGGTGCGCGTTGGCGCCGCGCACGCATTTGGTCAGATGGTATTGGCACCGGCGCTGGTGAACTGGCGACAACAGGCGGCGTCGGTTAGCGTCGAGTTGGTGACCGAGCACTTCAGCACCTTATGCCGCATGATCATGGATAATCAGCTCGATTTCGCGCTGGTGTTTGGGCAGCAGGTGGAGGCGGACTTACTTGCCGAGCCGCTGTTTCAGTCATCGATGGTGGCGCTGCTGCCGCGCCATCACACCCATCATGAGCCGGTGACGCTGGAGTGGCTGTGCGCCAACAACCTGCTGATGATGCAGAATCAGGATCCGCTGGGTCGGGTACTGCACCGCGCGCTGCGCGATAAGGGGCTGAATCCAGCGGTTTCGCTGTCGATCAAAACCTATTCGGTGATTGCCGATATGGTGCTGGCGGGCGGCGGCGTGGGAATTGTCGATCTGTTCACCGCCTGTCGTTATGCCGACCAGCTCAAGCTGCTACCGGTGGCGCAGCCGCTGCCGTTTGAAGTGATGTTAATCAGTCGCCGCGATCGGCCGCAGTCGCAGTCCACGCTGCAGCTGAAACAGGTGATTCGCAACAAGCTGTGGGAGATTGCCCGGCAGTGTGAATCGCAGTTTTTTACCCGGCAGGCATAA
- a CDS encoding zinc-binding alcohol dehydrogenase family protein — translation MTTMKTLVVAEPRQMVWQQRAKPTPAANEVLIKPIAAGICGTDIHAWAGNQPFFSYPRVLGHELCGEVVQLGSQASGFRTGQRVALIPYVACQQCDACLSGKTNCCEKISVIGVHQDGGFCEFLSVPASNLLAVDDVDPQAAALIEPFAISAHAVRRAAVVADEQVLVVGAGPIGLGVAAIAAAAGAHVVVADTSEQRRAHVTEKLGVATVNPLEEDFATQLKAEFGGRLAAKVIDATGSPAAMNGAVKLIRHGGTIVFVGLHKGDLVIPDIEFHKKEATLMGSRNATLEDFAKVGELMANGQLRADMMLNRHYDFSTLAETFEAEVINNRELIKGVIHFNR, via the coding sequence ATGACAACAATGAAAACGCTGGTGGTCGCCGAGCCGCGCCAGATGGTGTGGCAGCAGCGTGCTAAACCGACGCCTGCCGCGAATGAAGTCCTCATCAAACCGATCGCCGCCGGGATTTGCGGCACCGACATTCATGCCTGGGCCGGAAATCAGCCGTTCTTCAGCTATCCGCGCGTGTTGGGGCATGAGTTGTGTGGTGAAGTAGTGCAACTCGGTAGCCAGGCGAGCGGCTTCCGGACAGGGCAGCGCGTGGCGCTGATTCCTTATGTGGCTTGCCAGCAGTGCGATGCCTGCCTGAGCGGCAAAACCAACTGCTGCGAAAAAATCTCGGTGATTGGTGTGCATCAGGATGGCGGTTTCTGCGAATTCCTTAGCGTGCCCGCCAGCAATTTACTGGCGGTAGATGATGTCGATCCGCAAGCCGCCGCGCTGATTGAACCCTTTGCCATTAGCGCCCATGCGGTACGCCGTGCAGCGGTGGTGGCGGATGAACAGGTATTGGTGGTGGGCGCAGGGCCGATTGGTCTCGGCGTGGCGGCGATTGCGGCAGCGGCTGGCGCTCATGTGGTGGTGGCGGATACCAGCGAGCAGCGGCGTGCGCATGTGACGGAGAAGCTGGGTGTGGCGACGGTAAATCCGTTGGAAGAGGATTTTGCAACGCAGCTGAAAGCGGAGTTTGGCGGACGCTTAGCCGCCAAAGTGATCGATGCTACCGGCAGCCCGGCAGCAATGAACGGTGCGGTAAAACTGATTCGTCACGGCGGCACCATCGTGTTTGTTGGCCTGCATAAAGGGGATTTGGTGATTCCCGACATCGAGTTCCATAAAAAGGAGGCCACCTTGATGGGCAGCCGCAACGCCACGCTGGAAGATTTCGCCAAAGTCGGCGAACTGATGGCTAACGGTCAGCTTCGTGCCGATATGATGCTGAATCGTCACTATGATTTCTCTACGCTGGCGGAGACCTTTGAAGCCGAGGTCATCAATAATCGCGAACTGATTAAGGGCGTGATTCATTTCAATCGTTGA